A genomic stretch from Poecilia reticulata strain Guanapo linkage group LG20, Guppy_female_1.0+MT, whole genome shotgun sequence includes:
- the rreb1a gene encoding ras-responsive element-binding protein 1: CPPRLRSDPSVCLPLQVWCETNLRRCISKFHRFVCDSCDKAFPLRSALDLHKTASHSDRPAEAAEKPKENGEERQEAGKPPSEQSGFLEALGLQHVSKVKSGPTDDEIHQAHLDSIKVIHVEPPSFSLPQEPAAAQAFLSGGGLGVALGLGGLAALSIPLLEASGSALQGLSHRDALSLLSLQPFQAGFLLQPEGGAATAGAASCKPGESGGSGVMELADIQQILKVAAAAPNQMGLPPLAKAPGFTGQLLGQKAMPPLKPKPPISPRSSLSSTTPPPLQSSQQASLGCISPSLPPPTPSIFKTPSSSSAGGGAQMEAESMGDANTPLSDSPPVATTPLQEEAGLSVRKAGGKAGSAAASAKGSFPCRFCDQVFAVSGALQAHMRFHLGILPHQCNMCDYVAPDKATLIRHLRTHSGERPYVCRMCHYPFTVKANCERHLRKKHAKTSRKDIEKNIKYVTFSSGAGITAATTTQESEAGCETTCRFCGEDLKTYRALQIHLRTHNGCQRKPFECRRCGAAFLAKRNCIHHLLKQHPEVQEREIEGHITTLLPSTAAGAVLNGLGAVKAEELLYPAELDQPLDFSAKGRGSRTASPAIKTENASHGFDSVDPDQPIDLSIPSKRQRRETGGGTELKTEQSATVEQQLAASPEEKAASGVLPVQAPPPPGCYQPPPAAGRAQRLKPLLPKPAASSPPSVKDLAPLASIAQIISSVSAAQGMLDGAAQTAASSSQLDAEASGPAALDPPSDDVSDGSSRRRARKKPAALASREKAASGGIDLESSGEFASVEKMLATTDANKFSTYLQTGAAEPVKRPETAPAAMERAASAGGEEREGRASEEGKPAAAMTVPQSKGKKNAYSNSVQKMTCPFCPRVFPWMSSLQRHMLTHTGQKPFPCPRCDAFFSTKSNCERHLLRKHGVTHRTLRRNGAIVKKEGDDGSHESAESQSETEQLPPESKDLAPESGPASTVNSPAHSDITPLSPTPKASQGCSPPAEQDTETSEQPDLQGAPETKGAAAKQPPQSSKADNTDDDDCHSNKSLDLNFGKKLIDFKLSTSSSSSAPQEEPRPPTPSAAPQDAPEVPEDQDKPASSSSSASSPAGRQQPDYKHVCRVCTKSFRYATTLARHERAHLSEEEQAAAVTEEEEGPSPAKEEEEESGAAEPEEKEGEMEEDEGGEREGESDGGESGESEEEEKEKEERSDEEASEPKNNEGGRVDKRKKICTECGKRFWSLQDLTRHMRSHTGERPYQCQTCERTFTLKHSLVRHQRIHLRPRGADGDASEDGDSCAPTPTSTCPPSENESECGSGTAGAKELEEEEDSKEEVEGQREGSGSAGEEDVEKRSDPAAPPCADPHQATESKTSTSTDSPAPPDGAKDPASRPAGGAAADGFVQGLLEIHSTPPLERRLPNGEPPLVGVD, encoded by the exons TGTCCGCCCCGCCTGCGCTCTGACCCGTCCGTCTGTCTGCCCCTTCAGGTGTGGTGTGAGACCAACCTGCGGCGGTGCATCAGTAAGTTCCACCGCTTCGTCTGCGACTCCTGCGACAAGGCGTTCCCGCTGCGCTCCGCCCTGGACCTCCATAAGACCGCCTCCCACTCGGACCGACCCGCTGAGGCCGCCGAGAAACCGAAGGAGAACGGCGAGGAACGTCAGGAAGCGGGGAAGCCGCCGTCAGAGCAGAGCGGCTTCCTGGAGGCCCTCGGCCTGCAGCACGTGTCCAAG GTGAAGTCTGGTCCGACCGACGACGAGATCCATCAGGCCCACCTGGACAGCATCAAGGTGATCCACGTGGAGCCGCCGTCCTTCAGCCTCCCCCAGGAGCCGGCCGCCGCCCAGGCCTTCCTGTCCGGCGGCGGCCTGGGCGTGGCGCTGGGTCTGGGCGGCCTGGCGGCGCTCAGCATCCCGCTGCTGGAGGCGTCCGGCTCCGCCCTGCAGGGCCTGTCGCACCGCGACGCCCTCAGCCTGCTGTCGCTGCAGCCCTTCCAGGCCGGCTTCCTGCTGCAGCCTGAGGGGGGCGCCGCCACCGCCGGCGCCGCCAGCTGCAAACCAGGAGAGTCCGGCGGCTCCGGCGTCATGGAGCTGGCCGACATCCAGCAGATCCTCAAGGTGGCCGCCGCCGCGCCCAACCAGATGGGGCTGCCGCCGCTGGCCAAGGCGCCGGGCTTCACAG GTCAGCTGCTGGGTCAGAAGGCGATGCCGCCGCTGAAGCCCAAGCCTCCCATCAGCCCCCGCTCCAGTCTCAGCAGCACCACCCCTCCGCCGCTGCAGAGCTCCCAGCAGGCCTCCCTGGGCTGCATCAGCCCCAGCCTGCCTCCGCCCACTCCCTCCATCTTCAAGacgccctcctcctcctcggcgGGGGGCGGGGCTCAGATGGAGGCCGAGTCGATGGGCGACGCCAACACGCCGCTCTCCGACTCGCCGCCCGTCGCCACCACGCCACTCCAGGAGGAGGCGGGGCTAAGCGTCAGGAAGGCGGGAGGCAAAGCGGGGAGCGCCGCCGCCTCGGCTAAAGGCTCGTTCCCCTGCCGCTTCTGTGACCAGGTGTTCGCCGTCTCCGGCGCCCTGCAGGCCCACATGCGCTTCCACCTCGGCATCCTGCCCCACCAGTGCAACATGTGCGACTACGTGGCGCCGGACAAGGCCACGCTGATCCGCCACCTACGCACGCACAGCGGCGAGCGGCCGTACGTCTGCCGCATGTGCCACTACCCTTTCACTGTCAAGGCCAACTGCGAGCGCCACCTCAGGAAGAAACACGCCAAGACGTCCAGGAAGGACATCGAGAAGAACATCAAGTACGTCACCTTCAGCAGCGGCGCCGGCATCACCGCGGCGACCACCACGCAGGAGTCGGAGGCGGGCTGCGAGACCACCTGCCGGTTCTGCGGCGAGGACCTGAAGACGTACCGCGCGCTGCAGATCCACCTGCGCACGCACAACGGCTGCCAGAGGAAGCCGTTCGAGTGCCGGCGCTGCGGCGCCGCCTTCCTGGCCAAGCGGAACTGCATCCACCACCTGCTGAAGCAGCACCCAGAGGTCCAGGAGCGCGAGATCGAGGGCCACATCACCACGCTGCTGCCGTCAACCGCCGCCGGCGCCGTGCTGAACGGCCTGGGAGCGGTGAAGGCGGAGGAGCTGCTGTACCCGGCGGAGCTCGACCAGCCACTCGACTTCTCCGCCAAGGGGCGGGGCAGCCGGACGGCGTCTCCGGCCATCAAGACGGAGAACGCCTCGCACGGCTTCGACAGCGTCGACCCGGACCAGCCCATCGACCTGTCCATCCCCAGCAAGCGTCAGCGCCGGGAGACCGGCGGCGGCACAGAGCTGAAGACGGAGCAGAGCGCCACCGTGGAGCAGCAGCTCGCTGCGTCTCCAGAGGAGAAGGCTGCGAGCGGCGTTCTTCCTGTGCAAGCTCCGCCCCCGCCGGGCTGCTACCAGCCGCCTCCCGCCGCCGGCCGGGCGCAGCGCCTCAAACCGCTGCTGCCCAAGCCCGCCGCCTCCTCGCCGCCCTCGGTGAAGGACCTGGCGCCGCTGGCCTCCATCGCTCAGATCATCAGCTCCGTGTCCGCAGCGCAGGGCATGCTGGACGGCGCCGCCCAGACCGCAGCGTCGTCCTCGCAGCTCGACGCCGAAGCCTCCGGACCCGCCGCCCTGGACCCGCCCAGCGACGACGTGTCCGACGGATCGTCCAG GCGGCGGGCGCGCAAGAAGCCGGCCGCTCTGGCGTCGAGGGAGAAGGCAGCGAGCGGCGGCATCGACCTGGAATCCAGCGGAGAGTTCGCCAGCGTGGAGAAGATGCTCGCCACGACCGACGCCAACAAGTTCAGCACCTACCTGCAGACCGGGGCGGCCGAGCCGGTGAAGAGGCCCGAGACGGCGCCAGCGGCGATGGAACGAGCCGCCAGCGCCGGAGGGGAAGAGAGGGAGGGCCGGGCGAGTGAGGAGGGGAAGCCGGCGGCGGCCATGACAGTTCCTCAGTCTAAAGGAAAGAAGAACGCCTACTCCAACTCGGTCCAGAAGATGACCTGCCCGTTCTGCCCGCGCGTGTTCCCCTGGATGAGCTCGCTGCAGAGACACATGCTAACGCACACAG GCCAGAAGCCGTTCCCGTGTCCGCGCTGCGACGCCTTCTTCTCCACCAAGTCCAACTGTGAGCGCCACCTGCTGCGCAAGCACGGCGTGACGCACCGGACGCTGCGGCGCAACGGCGCCATCGTGAAGAAGGAGGGGGATGACGGCTCGCACGAGAGCGCCG agagccaatcagagacGGAGCAGCTGCCACCAGAATCCAAGGACCTCGCCCCAGAATCAGGCCCCGCCTCCACGGTCAACAGCCCCGCCCACTCTGACATCACTCCGCTAAGCCCCACCCCCAAAGCAAGCCAAG GCTGCAGTCCACCTGCAGAACAAGACACAGAAACCAGTGAGCAGCCTGACCTACAGGGGGCGCCAGAGACCAAaggagcagcagcaaaacagccTCCGCAGAGCAGCAAG GCCGACAACACGGACGACGACGACTGCCACAGCAACAAGAGTCTCGACCTGAACTTCGGCAAGAAGCTCATTGACTTTAAGCTCTCCACTTCCTCCTCAAGCTCCGCCCCTCAAGAAGAGCCACGCCCCCCGACTCCTTCAGCCGCGCCCCAGGACGCCCCGGAGGTCCCCGAAGACCAGGACAAGCCggcgtcctcctcttcctcggccAGCAGCCCAGCAGGGAGGCAGCAGCCCGACTACAAACACGTCTGCCGGGTTTGTACCAAGAGTTTCCGCTACGCAACGACTCTGGCTCGCCACGAGAGGGCGCACctctcagaggaggagcaggcgGCGGCGgtgacggaggaggaggagggaccTTCACCTgcgaaggaggaggaagaggagagcggAGCTGCTGAGCCGGAGGAGAAGGAGGGGGAGatggaggaggatgaaggaggAGAGCGGGAAGGAGAGAGCGACGGAGGCGAGAGCGGAGagtcggaggaggaggagaaggagaaggaggagaggagcGACGAAGAGGCGTCGGAACCAAAGAACAACGAGGGAGGAAGGGTGGACAAGAGGAAGAAGATCTGCACCGAGTGCGGGAAACGATTCTGGTCTCTGCAGGACCTGACGAGACACATGAGGTCACACACAG GCGAGCGGCCCTACCAGTGCCAGACGTGCGAGCGGACCTTCACCCTGAAGCACAGCCTGGTCCGCCACCAGCGGATCCACCTGCGGCCGCGCGGCGCCGACGGCGACGCCAGCGAGGACGGAGACTCCTGCgcccccacccccacctccaCCTGCCCGCCGTCAGAGAACGAGAGCGAGTGCGGCAGCGGCACTGCGGGGGccaaggagctggaggaggaggaggactcCAAGGAGGAGGTCGAAGGTCAGCGGGAGGGTTCCGGGTCGGCGGGGGAGGAAGACGTGGAGAAACGGTCCGACCCGGCCGCGCCGCCCTGCGCCGACCCCCACCAAGCTACTGAATCAAAGACGAGCACCAGCACCGACTCACCCGCACCACCAGACGGCGCCAAAGATCCCGCCAGCcgcccagcagggggcgccgcgGCAGACGGCTTCGTCCAGGGGCTGCTGGAGATCCACAGCACGCCGCCGCTGGAGCGCCGGCTGCCCAACGGAGAGCCCCCCCTGGTGGGCGTGGACTGA